A region from the Anomalospiza imberbis isolate Cuckoo-Finch-1a 21T00152 chromosome 23, ASM3175350v1, whole genome shotgun sequence genome encodes:
- the C23H1orf50 gene encoding uncharacterized protein C1orf50 homolog, which produces MAEGGTEPGDEGPCPGPRLALVEGSAGRAGRVGEPGDLVALAQQVQQANDFVRANACSKLTVIVEQIRHLQEQARRVLDEANRDADLNHVACNLVKKPGNVYYMYRRESGQRYFSILSPKEWGTTPHEFLGAYKLQHDMSWTPFEDIERRDAEITVLEKLLSQPAALPLCMEPNFQGLTKSHK; this is translated from the exons ATGGCGGAGGGCGGCACGGAGCCTGGGGACGAGGGCCCCTGCCCCggccccaggctggccctggTCGAGGGCAGCGCCGGCCGCGCCGGCCGCGTCGGGGAGCCCGGGGACCTAGTGGCCCTGGCCCAGCAGGTGCAGCAG GCCAATGACTTTGTCCGAGCAAATGCCTGCAGCAAACTGACAGTCATCGTTGAGCAGATCCGGCACCTGCAGGAGCAGGCGCGGAGG GTCTTGGATGAAGCTAACAGGGATGCTGATCTGAACCACGTGGCCTGCAACCTTGTGAAGAAGCCAGGAAATGTTTACTACATGTACAGGCGGGAGAGCGGGCAGCGGTATTTCTCCATCCTGTCTCCTAAG GAATGGGGTACCACTCCCCATGAATTTCTTGGTGCCTATAAGCTCCAGCATGACATGTCCTGGACTCCGTTTGAGGATATAGAGAGACGAGATGCTGAAATAACTgtcctggagaagctgctgaGCCAGCCGGCAGCACTGCCCCTGTGCATGGAGCCCAACTTCCAGGGCCTGACCAAGTCACACAAGTGA